In the genome of Dermacentor andersoni chromosome 3, qqDerAnde1_hic_scaffold, whole genome shotgun sequence, one region contains:
- the LOC140216814 gene encoding uncharacterized protein, protein MPPRSSTPLPEWTDASEDEMDENENGNQYDPSYVLSDVSLDKDSTVNTAVPLYEERKFIVFESSLDELLSVCPLCSHPCRAIDKTVKGILLQSNETKGSNHMELEGLKRTLQICEANGLEISTLVTDRHSQIKAFTSKETCIEHSFDCWHVAKMLKKKLTAATKLKKFQELTLWIPAVINHLYWCALSSRVQPELILAKWCSLVRHVVDIHVHDERLYPRCEHEPLPKKKWLEEGSPAHQKLKAIVLNKALLKDIPRLSTSAQTFAVECFHSTITQFAPKDTHFGYSSMVARTRLAALHYNENSARQQATTDNGTKRWLVKYPKARKAAVVAPVKESCTYGYVKELLKCAVDLCQNASYYREASARTSVNVPPPLSSNFERADKEALVAAHTRRFNILPTLQ, encoded by the exons ATGCCACCACGGTCTTCGACACCATTGCCAGAATGGACGGATGCATCTGAAGACGAAATGGATGAAAATGAAAACGGAAATCAATATGATCCTTCCTATGTACTCTCTGATGTCAGTTTGGATAA agaCAGTACTGTTAACACAGCGGTGCCTCTTTATGAAGAGAGGAAGTTCATTGTTTTCGAGTCTAGCCTGGATGAACTGCTCTCGGTCTGCCCTCTGTGTTCACATCCATGCAGAGCCATtgacaaaactgtgaaaggcataTTATTGCAG TCAAATGAAACCAAGGGAAGCAACCATATGGAGCTTGAAGGACTCAAGAGGACACTGCAAATATGCGAGGCTAATGGCCTCGAGATTTCAACTCTTGTGACTGACCGTCATTCTCAGATAAAGGCATTTACATCAAAGGAGACCTGCATAGAGCACAGCTTTGATTGCTGGCACGTTGCCAAGA TGCTCAAAAAGAAGCTGACAGCAGCAACGAAGCTCAAGAAGTTTCAGGAGCTGACTCTATGGATTCCTGCTGTCATCAACCACCTGTATTGGTGCGCCCTTTCAAGCCGGGTGCAACCTGAGCTAATTCTTGCCAAGTGGTGCTCCCTTGTCCGTCATGTCGTTGACATTCACGTACATGATGAGCGCCTTTATCCGAGGTGCGAGCATGAGCCATTGCCTAAGAAGAAGTGGCTGGAAGAAG GATCACCAGCGCACCAAAAACTGAAAGCCATCGTCCTTAACAAGGCTTTGCTCAAAGACATTCCTCGACTATCCACGAGTGCACAAACATTTGCTGTTGAATGCTTTCACAGCACCATCACTCAGTTCGCACCGAAAGATACCCATTTTGGGTATTCCAGCATGGTAGCAAG AACACGCCTTGCCGCACTTCACTATAATGAAAATAGTGCAAGGCAGCAAGCAACCACTGACAATGGGACAAAGAGATGGCTGGTCAAATACCCGAAGGCAAGAAAGGCTGCCGTTGTCGCACCAGTGAAAGAATCTTGCACATACG GCTATGTGAAAGAATTGCTGAAGTGTGCTGTGGACCTGTGCCAGAATGCGAGCTACTACAGGGAGGCATCGGCACGTACAAGTGTGAACGTGCCCCCTCCACTTTCAAGCAACTTTGAAcgggctgacaaagaagctctcGTGGCAGCACATACAAGGCGCTTTAATATTTTACCAAC ACTGCAGTAG
- the LOC126540225 gene encoding P2X purinoceptor 7-like has protein sequence MPTGKERVCCTEQQKMANAAETYECITKHPLFQLYCLNRHILDLEYLKLKHYCPYHLGQRTLNEQYRYTAYRQLVWWVYRRLGQGNRVVLPSCAVHRIRKEFPTPGGHYTGYLDA, from the exons ATGCCTACAGGAAAAGAGAGGGTCTGTTGTACAGAGCAGCAAAAGATGGCAAACGCCGCTGAAACTTACGAATGCATCACGAAGCACCCGCTTTTTCAATTGTATTGCCTCAATAGGCACATACTCGACCTGGAATACCTCAAGTTGAAGCATTACTGCCCATACCACCTTGGACAACGCACCTTGAATGA gcaATACCGATACACTGCCTACCGACAGCTTGTTTGGTGGGTGTACAGGCGACTTGGTCAAGGTAACCGGGTCGTTTTGCCAAGCTGTGCTGTCCACAGAATCAGGAAAGAGTTCCCTACGCCAGGAGGGCATTACACTGGCTACCTGGACGCATGA